The proteins below are encoded in one region of Salmo salar chromosome ssa02, Ssal_v3.1, whole genome shotgun sequence:
- the LOC106587280 gene encoding ATPase family AAA domain-containing protein 5-like isoform X1 produces the protein MGRVMEKLTLPVAPPRRGFNVSQTTSCDPSSSSSSMVDRRYDVIRTVLSSRAFCTLGNKQAVAVDYLPVLRSMCQSERTQEQGQGRFLHYLSSIHLGLPKATDSLQMISHDHLSQQDLQQFWLYTALQGG, from the exons ATGGGGAGGGTGATGGAGAAACTCACCCTCCCTGTCGCCCCACCCAGACGGGGTTTCAACGTCAGTCAGACCACTTCCTGTGATCCTAG CAGTTCGTCTTCCAGCATGGTCGACAGGAGATATGACGTCATCAGAACCGTCCTCTCAAGCCGAGCCTTCTGCACCTTGGGAAACAAGCAAGCTGTTGCCGTGGACTACCTGCCTGTCCTCCGCAGCATGTGCCAATCAGAGAGAACTCAGGAGCAGGGCCAAGGCAG GTTTCTGCATTACCTCAGCAGTATTCACCTGGGCCTCCCTAAGGCCACAGACTCCTTGCAGATGATTTCCCATGACCATTTAAGTCAGCAAGATCTGCAACAGTTCTGGCTCTACACTGCATTACAGGGAGGTTAA
- the LOC106587280 gene encoding ATPase family AAA domain-containing protein 5-like isoform X2 codes for MGRVMEKLTLPVAPPRRGFNVSQTTSCDPSSSSSMVDRRYDVIRTVLSSRAFCTLGNKQAVAVDYLPVLRSMCQSERTQEQGQGRFLHYLSSIHLGLPKATDSLQMISHDHLSQQDLQQFWLYTALQGG; via the exons ATGGGGAGGGTGATGGAGAAACTCACCCTCCCTGTCGCCCCACCCAGACGGGGTTTCAACGTCAGTCAGACCACTTCCTGTGATCCTAG TTCGTCTTCCAGCATGGTCGACAGGAGATATGACGTCATCAGAACCGTCCTCTCAAGCCGAGCCTTCTGCACCTTGGGAAACAAGCAAGCTGTTGCCGTGGACTACCTGCCTGTCCTCCGCAGCATGTGCCAATCAGAGAGAACTCAGGAGCAGGGCCAAGGCAG GTTTCTGCATTACCTCAGCAGTATTCACCTGGGCCTCCCTAAGGCCACAGACTCCTTGCAGATGATTTCCCATGACCATTTAAGTCAGCAAGATCTGCAACAGTTCTGGCTCTACACTGCATTACAGGGAGGTTAA